One Sphingomonas endolithica DNA segment encodes these proteins:
- a CDS encoding putative bifunctional diguanylate cyclase/phosphodiesterase: protein MGSVVSSANRAPALLSAATVAAVAASSWASAVGAGLTFAVIASGLLAWNWRLHRRIGRALRQMEAATHTAHLPTHSLEHGIAELGERLASVDHRLSSAHPVSGLPMREALLARINADQSGMLGVIEFADFDRLTAFDPARGERVFAAMVARLRKMVPPTRFLAQVDRGYVGIWIGQQADAGAARAELDAISYALGDAILDEEREIVPQVHLRLAMFDGKEGLTAAAFVSRTLASFALTQGMQGNEDAKVDLAERARDRYGLEQDLHQAVARRELTLDFQPLIDAAQGRVCGAEALLRWHHPERGLVPPTRFIPVMESMGLASEIGSWVLNAAAREAAGWRASGLDDLQIAVNVSGLQLERDDLPILVERTLQRHDLTPSALEIELTESVATSDADHCRRIFQQLRSAGVKLAVDDFGTGYSGFSTLRTLAFDKIKIDREFVTAVDTRSDSQAICQSIIALAHGLGIAVLAEGVERQAEYAWLRNHGCHLFQGYYFSRPLDAARFVAFVHDTAGLSRLLSPGFGPDTIIERLSA from the coding sequence GTGGGTTCAGTCGTCTCCTCTGCGAATCGCGCGCCTGCGCTGCTCTCCGCCGCCACGGTGGCGGCGGTCGCGGCCAGTTCGTGGGCCAGCGCGGTCGGGGCCGGCTTGACCTTCGCGGTGATCGCGAGCGGGTTGCTGGCGTGGAACTGGCGGCTGCATCGGCGCATCGGTCGCGCACTGCGCCAGATGGAGGCCGCGACTCACACCGCCCATCTGCCGACGCACTCGCTGGAACATGGCATCGCCGAGCTCGGAGAGCGGCTGGCCAGCGTCGATCATCGCCTGTCGAGCGCGCATCCGGTGAGTGGCTTGCCGATGCGCGAAGCGCTGCTCGCGCGGATCAACGCCGATCAGAGCGGTATGCTGGGCGTGATCGAATTCGCCGATTTCGACCGGCTGACCGCGTTCGACCCTGCTCGCGGCGAGCGCGTGTTCGCGGCGATGGTCGCGCGGTTGCGCAAGATGGTGCCCCCGACCCGTTTCCTGGCGCAGGTCGATCGCGGCTATGTCGGCATCTGGATCGGCCAGCAGGCCGATGCGGGCGCAGCGCGCGCCGAGCTCGACGCGATATCCTATGCGCTGGGCGATGCGATCCTGGACGAGGAACGCGAGATCGTGCCGCAGGTCCATCTGCGGCTCGCCATGTTCGACGGCAAAGAGGGGCTGACCGCCGCCGCCTTCGTCTCGCGCACGCTGGCATCGTTCGCGCTGACGCAGGGCATGCAGGGCAACGAGGATGCCAAGGTGGACCTCGCCGAGCGCGCCCGCGACCGCTACGGGCTCGAACAGGATCTGCATCAGGCGGTCGCGCGCCGCGAACTCACGCTGGACTTCCAGCCGCTGATCGATGCCGCGCAGGGGCGCGTCTGCGGTGCCGAGGCGCTGCTGCGCTGGCACCATCCCGAACGCGGCCTCGTGCCGCCGACGCGCTTCATCCCGGTGATGGAATCAATGGGGCTGGCGAGCGAGATCGGATCCTGGGTGCTGAACGCCGCCGCGCGCGAGGCCGCCGGGTGGCGAGCGAGCGGGCTGGACGACCTGCAGATCGCGGTCAATGTCTCGGGCCTGCAGCTGGAGCGTGACGACCTGCCGATCCTGGTCGAGCGCACGTTGCAGCGCCATGATCTGACGCCCTCCGCCCTCGAGATCGAGCTGACCGAGAGCGTGGCGACCAGCGATGCCGATCATTGCCGCCGCATCTTCCAGCAACTGCGCAGCGCGGGCGTGAAGCTCGCCGTGGACGATTTCGGCACCGGCTATTCGGGGTTCAGTACGCTTCGCACGCTGGCATTCGACAAGATCAAGATCGACCGTGAATTCGTGACCGCGGTCGATACACGCAGTGACAGCCAGGCGATCTGCCAGAGCATCATCGCGCTGGCCCATGGGCTGGGCATCGCCGTGCTTGCCGAGGGTGTCGAGCGGCAGGCGGAATATGCCTGGTTGCGCAACCATGGCTGCCACTTGTTCCAAGGCTATTATTTCAGCCGTCCGCTGGATGCCGCGCGGTTCGTCGCCTTCGTGCACGATACCGCCGGGCTCAGCAGGCTGCTGTCCCCCGGCTTCGGCCCGGATACGATCATCGAAAGGTTGAGTGCATGA
- a CDS encoding LysM peptidoglycan-binding domain-containing protein, translated as MNFPRLRLGIAAACALGLAACSGGPSRPKPPPPPPGAASALETEAAFTLLNAGDEAGARKRLTALLKRDPMNPSARLLNESIDRDPRDLLGPDSYAYVVRAGDTIVGLAERLLGNRLKAYQLGRYNGLKAPVVLIPGQLLRIPGKAPRAAPVRRPEPRPTPPAPNVRPRPAPARPAPTTAPAAPVANPAAARQARTAGLAALNQGNVVRAVGLLRRAAALDPGNPLIGRDLARAERIAATVRARQ; from the coding sequence ATGAATTTCCCCCGGCTGAGGCTTGGCATCGCCGCTGCCTGCGCGCTTGGGCTGGCGGCGTGCTCGGGCGGCCCGTCCCGGCCCAAGCCCCCCCCTCCCCCACCCGGCGCGGCAAGCGCGCTGGAGACAGAAGCCGCCTTCACGCTGCTCAACGCCGGCGACGAAGCCGGCGCGCGCAAGCGGCTGACGGCATTGCTCAAGCGCGATCCGATGAACCCGTCGGCACGGCTGCTGAACGAGTCGATCGACCGCGACCCGCGCGACCTGCTCGGCCCTGACAGCTATGCTTATGTGGTTCGCGCAGGCGACACGATCGTCGGACTGGCCGAGCGCCTGCTGGGCAACCGGCTGAAGGCCTACCAACTCGGTCGCTACAATGGGTTGAAGGCGCCGGTGGTCCTGATCCCAGGCCAGTTGCTGCGGATTCCCGGGAAGGCGCCCCGCGCCGCGCCGGTGCGCCGCCCTGAGCCTCGGCCAACGCCCCCTGCCCCGAATGTACGGCCCAGGCCCGCCCCGGCCAGACCTGCTCCAACGACCGCGCCGGCAGCGCCGGTCGCCAATCCCGCAGCGGCGCGCCAGGCCCGGACCGCGGGACTTGCCGCGCTCAATCAGGGCAATGTCGTGCGGGCAGTCGGCTTGCTGCGGCGCGCAGCCGCGCTCGACCCGGGCAATCCGCTGATCGGGCGCGATCTCGCCCGCGCGGAGCGTATCGCGGCGACCGTGCGGGCGCGACAATGA
- a CDS encoding serine/threonine-protein kinase — MTMLGRYHIDECLGEGAMAEVYRAHDPEIDRPVAIKVLKPDYARDKEIGARFLREARAAGALSHANIATIFDVGETQGIAYIAMELVNGQPLDRVLQQQGRMPYERVLAIGRQLASALAYAHRAGVVHRDIKPSNILLSADGQTAKLLDFGVARIGDVDQLGRTQVGQLIGTPRYMSPEQALGLPVDHRADLFSLGVVLYEMVTGKVAFPGTALATLAIQIAQEKVEPIDRCTADCPPGLRFIIDKLLSKKPEQRFAVGEALERALAREIVAHDDKPGAKRGLALRFKLPLTLAIVTAAALFACTTTTLAREQRTLEQMAITSGGSIASFVTNNAAVVAAENAGLGANEQDWSSLQAFATTAARDPAVRDLIVADTSGVIRAAGDPRLVGRRYRPTIGEAVMPGGGSSTVSAAADAGKGAGIRFVHPILYAGARFGTVDLVTRRTALDAAIDGARASLMLLSLVVMLAVLLVGYLSGAMVARPLARLRKALDEAAGSAFALRISHRRGDEFGAAFDAFNRAAAAIEPRLAGDDVGEQAVLATRITPVKRAA; from the coding sequence ATGACCATGCTGGGCCGCTATCACATCGACGAGTGCCTAGGCGAAGGCGCGATGGCGGAAGTGTATCGCGCGCACGATCCCGAAATCGATCGGCCGGTGGCAATCAAGGTGCTGAAGCCCGATTATGCACGCGACAAGGAGATCGGCGCGCGCTTCCTGCGCGAGGCGCGCGCGGCGGGCGCGCTCAGCCATGCCAATATCGCGACGATCTTCGATGTCGGCGAGACGCAGGGCATCGCCTATATCGCGATGGAGCTGGTCAACGGCCAGCCACTCGACCGCGTGCTGCAGCAGCAGGGGCGCATGCCGTATGAGCGCGTGCTGGCGATCGGACGGCAGCTCGCCAGCGCGCTGGCTTATGCCCACCGCGCAGGGGTCGTGCACCGCGACATCAAGCCCTCCAACATCCTGCTGTCGGCCGATGGCCAGACCGCCAAGCTACTCGACTTCGGTGTCGCGCGCATCGGCGATGTCGATCAATTGGGTCGCACGCAGGTGGGGCAGCTGATCGGCACGCCGCGCTACATGAGCCCCGAACAGGCATTGGGCCTGCCGGTCGATCACCGCGCCGATCTCTTCTCGCTCGGGGTCGTGCTGTACGAGATGGTGACCGGCAAGGTCGCCTTTCCCGGCACCGCGCTGGCGACGCTCGCGATCCAGATCGCACAGGAGAAAGTCGAGCCGATCGACCGCTGCACCGCGGATTGTCCGCCAGGCCTGCGCTTCATCATCGACAAATTGCTTTCCAAGAAACCCGAGCAACGCTTTGCCGTTGGCGAGGCGCTGGAACGTGCGCTGGCGCGTGAGATCGTTGCGCATGACGACAAGCCCGGCGCCAAGCGCGGGCTGGCGCTGCGCTTCAAGCTGCCGCTGACACTGGCGATCGTAACGGCGGCTGCGCTGTTCGCCTGCACCACGACGACGCTTGCGCGTGAGCAGCGGACGCTGGAACAGATGGCGATCACCTCGGGCGGATCGATCGCCTCGTTCGTCACCAACAATGCCGCGGTGGTGGCCGCCGAGAATGCCGGGCTCGGCGCCAACGAACAGGACTGGTCGTCGTTACAGGCATTCGCCACCACCGCGGCGCGCGATCCGGCGGTCCGCGACCTGATCGTTGCCGATACGAGCGGCGTCATCCGGGCTGCCGGCGATCCGCGGCTGGTCGGCCGGCGCTATCGCCCGACGATCGGCGAGGCGGTGATGCCGGGTGGCGGCAGCTCGACAGTCAGCGCAGCGGCCGATGCTGGCAAGGGCGCTGGGATCCGTTTTGTGCACCCGATCCTCTATGCTGGCGCGCGGTTCGGCACGGTTGATCTGGTGACGCGCCGCACTGCACTCGACGCGGCGATCGACGGTGCACGTGCCTCGCTGATGCTGTTGTCGCTGGTGGTGATGCTGGCGGTGCTGCTGGTCGGATATCTGAGCGGCGCCATGGTCGCCCGGCCGCTCGCGCGCCTGCGCAAGGCGCTGGACGAGGCGGCGGGATCGGCATTCGCCCTGCGTATATCGCATCGCCGCGGCGACGAATTCGGCGCGGCATTCGATGCCTTCAACCGTGCCGCGGCGGCGATCGAACCGCGGCTGGCGGGTGACGATGTCGGCGAGCAAGCGGTGCTCGCCACGCGCATCACGCCCGTGAAGCGCGCCGCGTAG
- a CDS encoding type VI secretion system-associated FHA domain protein has product MYMLQLFDATDALQPIDARLMRDGVMRIGRDSAADWSIADPDCELSRAHCELAVIGNGLQLRALGTNGVYDDATGRRFPDSTDVAVPIPSTIRFGRFRLKASHAPHAEEISDAARTLVLTPPLGSSLAVPDDWSDRSDTPARAAGGSLLEAFCEGAGLDASMLSSEDPAVIMHRAGAVYRQMVLGIGDLMTERERARGHYKLSRTTIGGAGNNPFKWAPTQRLAIDLLLAGSGNFLSGPAALQASFRDIKRHLIATFAGLQGSLRAAVASFDPAAVQAAAEARGGLLKSRTGLQVEEVAQRHADLAAQLDHSGAGAGGSLDQAFVAAYDSAESQST; this is encoded by the coding sequence ATGTACATGCTTCAACTCTTCGATGCCACAGACGCACTTCAGCCGATCGATGCGCGGTTGATGCGCGACGGGGTGATGCGGATCGGACGCGATAGCGCGGCGGACTGGTCGATCGCCGACCCGGACTGCGAATTGTCGCGCGCGCATTGCGAGTTGGCAGTGATCGGCAACGGCCTGCAATTGCGCGCACTCGGCACCAACGGCGTGTATGACGATGCCACCGGGCGCCGCTTCCCGGACTCGACCGATGTCGCCGTGCCGATCCCGTCGACGATCCGCTTCGGCCGCTTCCGGCTGAAGGCCAGCCACGCGCCGCATGCCGAGGAGATTAGCGATGCCGCGCGCACGCTGGTGCTGACGCCGCCGCTCGGATCGTCGCTGGCGGTGCCCGACGACTGGAGCGATCGCAGCGACACGCCGGCGCGTGCCGCTGGCGGATCGCTGCTGGAGGCATTTTGCGAGGGCGCCGGGCTGGATGCGTCGATGTTGTCGAGCGAGGATCCGGCGGTGATCATGCACCGCGCGGGTGCGGTCTACCGGCAGATGGTACTCGGCATCGGCGACCTGATGACGGAACGCGAACGCGCCCGCGGGCATTACAAATTGTCGCGGACGACGATCGGCGGCGCGGGCAACAATCCGTTCAAATGGGCACCGACACAGCGCCTGGCGATCGATCTGCTGCTCGCGGGCTCCGGCAACTTCCTATCCGGCCCGGCGGCGCTGCAGGCATCGTTCCGCGACATCAAGCGCCACCTCATCGCCACTTTCGCCGGGCTGCAAGGCAGCCTGCGCGCGGCGGTCGCATCGTTCGATCCTGCAGCGGTGCAGGCGGCGGCGGAAGCTCGCGGCGGGCTGTTGAAGAGCCGCACCGGGCTGCAGGTCGAGGAGGTTGCGCAGCGGCATGCCGATCTTGCCGCGCAACTGGATCATTCGGGCGCTGGCGCAGGCGGGTCGCTCGATCAGGCGTTCGTCGCCGCCTATGACAGTGCCGAATCGCAATCGACGTGA
- a CDS encoding PP2C family protein-serine/threonine phosphatase: MASDAAAMVASVARSHVGRVRAVNEDRVFDCPERCLWAVADGMGGHHGGDVAAQMVIEAFRQPCEDRPGAAPAMLEAIGAANRTIVRRNRAEGTDAGSTVVAAHLAGRIATIAWVGDSRAYLIRGRTVSLLTHDHSLVQDLIDAGLLTPAAAMHHPQANVVTRALGIADSVDIAVRRVSVLDGDRLLLCSDGLSRSLDDGNLSCGQPLPAFADTLIAGALERDGRDNISLVTIEIAASPAALRAARPPLGQQRAWWP, encoded by the coding sequence ATGGCGAGCGATGCAGCGGCGATGGTCGCATCGGTGGCACGCTCGCACGTCGGCCGGGTGCGCGCGGTGAACGAGGATCGCGTCTTCGACTGTCCCGAGCGCTGCTTGTGGGCGGTGGCGGACGGCATGGGCGGGCACCATGGCGGCGACGTGGCGGCGCAGATGGTGATCGAGGCGTTTCGCCAACCGTGTGAAGATCGGCCAGGCGCGGCGCCGGCGATGCTCGAGGCGATCGGTGCCGCCAACCGGACGATCGTAAGGCGTAATCGTGCGGAGGGCACCGATGCCGGATCGACCGTCGTCGCAGCACACCTCGCCGGCAGGATCGCAACGATCGCCTGGGTGGGCGACAGCCGCGCCTATCTGATCCGCGGGCGCACCGTATCGCTGCTGACGCACGATCATAGCCTGGTGCAGGACCTGATCGATGCCGGGTTATTGACGCCGGCGGCAGCCATGCATCACCCGCAGGCCAACGTCGTCACCCGCGCGTTGGGCATTGCCGACTCGGTGGACATTGCCGTGCGGCGGGTGTCCGTCCTTGACGGTGACCGATTGCTTTTATGTTCGGACGGCTTGTCGCGATCGCTGGACGACGGCAACCTCAGCTGCGGCCAACCCTTGCCGGCGTTCGCCGACACATTGATCGCCGGTGCACTCGAGCGCGATGGTCGCGACAACATCAGCCTGGTCACGATCGAGATTGCGGCCAGCCCTGCTGCGCTTCGCGCCGCGAGACCACCCCTAGGGCAGCAGAGAGCTTGGTGGCCATAG
- a CDS encoding S8 family peptidase, translating to MLNVMKLLSGVGLLSLAACGGAGTGISSAGSLGSVGGIADGAPTPILPTLTPPVYSPPIATPAGYVITPADQQPIRSVNDTAEFRRNYIANETVNALYALDAGYTGKGVTVAILDDGVVNVDGELDGRINTTLSKDFGSVTSQGVTKRRNALGDEHSDHGTPVANIIAGGRNGIGAMGFAPDVTIAVLRIADWNEDTKTEILIHAIEGLDYAGAKRIKLVNSSLSSSGTSQFYADAMARFGSTGGLIVNAAGNSGGTSPSDAGLINPSNRNAILFVGSLSPNSNAYTLESYSNRAGTMADRYVVAIGSNVTTMVDGKAGVFSGTSSATPTVTALAADILSKWPQLTGQLAGDVILNTATDIGAPGVDDVFGHGLVDFKAALSPVNPTLSNGAQQTSVQTSIMAVPAAMGAEAIQTSLSNVTVLDDYGRDFSGSIAGMVIKPEAKQGHWLRRRVEQMGAGGHAELAAGPFAGSFGFTNTRVGPNQGDVRSSVTAGSMSFIDGQTGFHASWNAQDLLQSDVMGLAPFADGVLAYAPQAGNSFGVDRYVDGGKLGLTVATGRYAGSSAFAATLGWSKRGTDLRLSLIDEYGSVMGMPTGEGALRLGRGATTSMVEAHHTFDLATGWSLEGYGSVGFTKLKIDAASLVTGSTTIIGSRVGLQTSAPLFGGVLSFGVAQPLTIESGSAKLTYSNGYDLASRSLTYTTTQASLAGERRLQLTAGFVKGSARSSFQFGVMQDVKQSSMSALAGWAARF from the coding sequence ATGCTGAACGTTATGAAGCTGCTCAGTGGCGTTGGTTTACTGTCGCTCGCCGCGTGTGGTGGAGCCGGAACGGGCATTTCTTCGGCGGGTAGTCTTGGCTCTGTAGGAGGCATTGCCGACGGTGCTCCAACGCCTATTCTTCCAACCCTAACACCTCCGGTCTACTCACCGCCGATTGCGACACCCGCCGGCTACGTGATCACACCCGCGGACCAGCAGCCGATCCGTTCAGTCAACGATACCGCAGAGTTTCGTCGCAACTACATCGCCAACGAGACCGTGAATGCGCTTTATGCACTCGACGCCGGCTACACCGGCAAGGGCGTCACGGTCGCAATTCTCGATGACGGCGTCGTCAACGTCGACGGCGAGCTCGATGGTCGGATTAATACCACTCTTTCGAAGGATTTCGGCAGCGTCACGAGCCAGGGCGTTACCAAAAGGCGCAACGCGCTGGGCGATGAACATTCCGACCATGGCACGCCGGTCGCCAATATCATCGCGGGCGGCCGCAATGGCATCGGAGCTATGGGGTTCGCGCCAGATGTCACCATTGCAGTGTTGCGCATTGCCGATTGGAACGAAGACACCAAGACTGAGATACTTATTCACGCGATCGAAGGGCTCGATTACGCGGGCGCGAAGCGCATCAAACTCGTCAACAGCTCGCTTAGCAGCAGCGGCACCAGTCAGTTCTACGCTGACGCCATGGCCCGCTTCGGCTCGACCGGCGGCCTGATCGTCAATGCCGCCGGCAACAGCGGCGGAACGTCGCCAAGCGATGCTGGTTTGATCAATCCCTCAAACCGTAACGCCATTCTGTTCGTCGGTTCGCTCAGCCCCAACAGCAACGCCTACACATTGGAATCCTATTCCAACCGCGCCGGCACCATGGCCGACCGCTACGTCGTCGCCATCGGCTCGAACGTCACCACCATGGTGGATGGCAAGGCAGGCGTGTTCTCGGGTACCAGTTCGGCAACACCAACGGTGACCGCGCTTGCGGCCGATATCTTGTCGAAATGGCCGCAACTAACTGGGCAGCTGGCAGGCGACGTGATTCTGAACACTGCCACAGACATCGGAGCGCCGGGTGTTGATGATGTGTTTGGCCATGGGCTAGTCGACTTCAAAGCCGCTCTATCCCCGGTAAATCCGACCCTCTCCAACGGAGCCCAGCAGACCAGCGTACAGACCTCGATCATGGCGGTTCCAGCCGCCATGGGAGCGGAAGCCATCCAGACGTCGTTGTCGAACGTTACCGTGCTGGACGATTATGGTCGTGACTTCTCGGGATCGATTGCCGGCATGGTCATAAAGCCAGAGGCAAAGCAGGGTCACTGGCTCCGCCGGCGCGTCGAGCAGATGGGAGCAGGTGGACACGCCGAACTCGCAGCGGGTCCGTTTGCCGGCAGCTTTGGTTTCACCAATACCCGCGTTGGTCCCAACCAAGGCGATGTACGATCGAGCGTCACCGCCGGCAGCATGTCCTTTATCGACGGTCAGACCGGCTTCCACGCCAGTTGGAACGCGCAGGACTTGCTGCAAAGCGACGTGATGGGTCTTGCGCCTTTCGCAGACGGCGTACTCGCCTATGCGCCGCAGGCGGGCAATAGCTTCGGGGTCGACCGCTATGTCGATGGCGGCAAGCTCGGTCTGACAGTCGCGACTGGACGCTATGCGGGTTCGTCAGCTTTCGCCGCAACACTTGGCTGGTCGAAAAGGGGGACCGATCTGCGCCTCTCGCTGATCGACGAGTATGGCTCGGTTATGGGCATGCCGACGGGCGAGGGCGCACTGCGCCTAGGCCGTGGTGCGACTACGTCGATGGTCGAAGCTCACCACACGTTTGATCTCGCTACTGGTTGGAGCCTCGAAGGCTATGGCTCGGTTGGATTCACCAAGCTGAAGATCGACGCCGCATCTCTGGTAACTGGATCAACCACGATCATCGGCTCGCGTGTCGGCCTCCAGACTAGCGCACCCCTTTTTGGGGGGGTGTTGAGCTTCGGCGTAGCACAGCCGCTGACGATCGAGAGTGGCTCTGCAAAGCTGACCTACAGCAACGGCTATGACCTCGCGTCTCGGTCGCTGACCTACACAACTACCCAGGCCAGCCTCGCCGGGGAGCGCCGCCTGCAGCTCACCGCAGGCTTTGTAAAGGGAAGCGCGCGTTCCAGCTTCCAGTTCGGCGTGATGCAGGACGTGAAGCAGAGCTCCATGAGCGCGCTAGCTGGATGGGCAGCACGTTTTTAA
- a CDS encoding PEPxxWA-CTERM sorting domain-containing protein: MNLMTKFGIAAVMLAGTAGAAEAATTIVTPKATTWRVTTGTANSAKITGTEAHSGDGSLELKGDVSRFTYDGTSSFSSAIASLADVRSLTFDWRIAGDTVSALNPDYTPALRLNIKNGILQYGELIWEGVYNGVYGATTVPDTWYSTDSTAKFYFGRGNENGAKTLAEWTASMGTWDVVGISVGQGSSAGAGFHAFADNVTLATTRGSTTYNFEATANGAVPEPATWAMMILGMGAVGFAMRRRMKVSEANFTNKVRAIAAA, from the coding sequence ATGAACTTAATGACGAAGTTTGGGATTGCCGCAGTGATGCTCGCGGGAACGGCTGGCGCAGCAGAGGCTGCCACGACAATCGTTACTCCCAAAGCGACCACTTGGCGTGTCACAACCGGAACGGCAAACTCCGCGAAGATTACTGGTACCGAGGCTCATTCGGGCGATGGCTCGCTTGAGCTCAAGGGTGATGTCAGCCGGTTTACGTACGACGGAACAAGCTCGTTTTCCTCGGCAATTGCGTCACTCGCCGACGTGCGCAGCCTGACGTTCGACTGGCGCATCGCGGGGGACACGGTAAGTGCGCTAAACCCGGATTATACGCCGGCTCTGCGGCTGAACATCAAGAATGGCATTCTCCAATATGGAGAGCTGATCTGGGAGGGGGTCTATAACGGCGTTTATGGAGCCACGACGGTACCCGACACGTGGTATTCGACCGATTCGACGGCCAAATTCTACTTCGGTAGGGGCAATGAGAATGGCGCCAAGACGCTTGCCGAATGGACGGCTTCCATGGGGACTTGGGATGTCGTTGGAATCAGCGTTGGACAGGGAAGTTCGGCAGGCGCTGGTTTTCATGCGTTTGCTGATAACGTGACCCTAGCCACTACACGCGGCTCGACGACTTACAATTTCGAAGCAACCGCCAATGGCGCCGTACCCGAGCCCGCCACCTGGGCGATGATGATCCTCGGCATGGGCGCTGTCGGCTTCGCGATGCGCCGTCGCATGAAGGTTTCGGAGGCAAACTTCACCAACAAGGTGCGCGCGATCGCCGCGGCGTAG
- a CDS encoding glycosyltransferase family 32 protein, with the protein MVSIPSFALGSALPRLIHRVHLGGKLPSVLQANLDAGARENIDWHQRLYGEAEIREFTLLHYGPRVYEIYERISPEYLAARSDLFRYLVMYKLGGVYLDTKSRISKPLNDVLALDEQFVVSQWRNKAEEPHSGHGLHRELSGIAGGEFQQWHIVARPGHPFLAAVINSVLENIRAYRPWTGVGRNGVLRVTGPIAYTRAIAPLLAYYPHRRVKSEQEIGFEFSCVERSPFTSSHYSECTGPVVRKGVISSMLTRGFVACQNLRRQARN; encoded by the coding sequence ATGGTTTCCATTCCGAGCTTCGCGCTAGGTTCTGCCCTTCCTCGCCTTATCCACCGGGTCCATTTGGGCGGCAAACTACCGTCCGTCCTGCAAGCTAATTTGGATGCTGGGGCTCGCGAGAATATCGATTGGCATCAGCGCCTCTATGGAGAAGCGGAGATCCGAGAGTTTACGCTCCTACACTACGGCCCACGCGTTTACGAAATTTACGAACGGATCAGCCCGGAGTATCTCGCCGCCCGGTCCGACTTGTTCCGTTATTTGGTGATGTATAAGCTCGGCGGCGTCTACCTCGACACCAAAAGTCGTATCTCGAAGCCGCTGAACGACGTGCTGGCACTAGATGAACAGTTTGTCGTTTCGCAATGGCGTAACAAGGCCGAAGAGCCGCACTCTGGCCATGGATTACACCGGGAGCTTTCGGGCATCGCGGGCGGTGAATTCCAGCAGTGGCACATCGTGGCTCGTCCAGGACACCCGTTTCTAGCCGCCGTGATTAATAGCGTGCTTGAGAACATTCGAGCCTACCGACCATGGACCGGCGTCGGTCGCAATGGCGTGCTTCGCGTTACAGGACCGATTGCCTACACGCGTGCGATCGCGCCGCTTCTGGCGTACTATCCCCATCGTCGGGTTAAGAGTGAGCAGGAAATCGGTTTCGAATTCAGTTGTGTCGAACGTAGCCCATTCACCTCTAGCCACTATTCCGAATGCACCGGCCCTGTCGTGAGAAAGGGCGTGATCTCTTCAATGCTGACGCGCGGCTTCGTCGCGTGCCAAAACCTTCGAAGGCAGGCTCGCAATTGA